AAAGTCTGTCTCAGAGAGATCCTTCATCACTTGGTcatattggatggattgccataaaattAGGGACAGATATTCATGTTCtgctcaggatgaattgtaataactttgctGATccttaaattaataaatagattagcatttagctcaaagtgcTGTTGTGTCTAAGAACAGCCTTCTAGAGGCCTAGCTTAACTGTAGGCTTGTTTTTCTATCCTTGGTCAAAGTCCTACAAAATACAgcataattaaataaataattttaatgtGAGATACTTAATATTTATGATCATAGTAAAATCAGtttcagaatatttttttatattcttaatGTCACTATTATCAATCAACAATACCTTGCCACTGAGGTCATTAATCTGTAGCCTTGCTGCCTTCAACTCCTCCTGCAGGGCTTCCGCCTTTGCTCCATCAGACCCTGCACCTCCTCCCGTTCCTCCCCCATGCCTGCCGCTTCCCTCATGGGTGCCGGCTTTGAACCGTAACTTGTTGAGCTCTGCGGTCACTCTCGTGTTTTGTTCTTCAGCATCAGCCAGgttcctcctcagcagctctgcctcGTCCTCCAccaactgcagctgctgtcgGAGCTCCGTCAGGTCATCACCGAGGGCTCGCCCTGTGCCCGACCCGCCCATCGCTCCGCCCCCTGAGCTTCCGGCGCCCTCTCCTTCACCACGGAGGTCATCGAGCTCGGCCCTCAGGCCGCGGTTCTCAACCTGTGGGGTTACAGGGAGAAAAGCTCAATGCTCACATGACTGAGGTACTATTTCCTCAATAGACCCATGTAGCATTGTCTGCGCTTACCTCCAGCTCGACTATTTTCCTCCCCAGGATGttggcctcctcctccaccaagCGGAGCCGTAGCTTCAGCTCTGACTCGCGGGTGGTGGGTGGACCCCCAGCCTCTCCTTTAGGGTGGGTGCTGTCCAGTTCGCCATAGAAAGAGCGGTACTTCTGCAGCTCTTGCTCTAGACGGTCCTTCTCTTTGTCAATCTTGGCTGTCTTCTTTCTCATAAGCACGGCTTCCTCTTTGATGAAAGCCAGCTGGCACTTAAGGTCCTCGTTGTCCTCCTGGAGCATACAGAGCACAGACTGTACTTACAGCAAATACCAACATGCATTAAAGCAGAAACAGTTAAAACCTAATCCTAAAGCTGGCAAAGTTGGTCTCTGCAATAAGAcataaagatgaaaagatttAAGCTTAAAGAGAAGATTTTGTACCACAGTCTGAGCTAAAACGTTATCTATCATTCAACCAAGAGGATGTTTGACGTCTGCTAAGCCTAAGTAATTGCTGGAGCTCTGCAAACTCTCAATTGAATATACTTTTCTTCCTCATGATTGGAGCCCTTACTTTGGCCTTCTGTGGCTCGAGGTGAAAATGCGAAATGTTTGACTTGAGCATCACATGAGGACGTGAGCTAAACCTGAAggatctgtgtatgtgtttaagTCTTATCGATGTCTGGAATTCATACATATTCACGACACTCACAAGTACGAGATAATTATGCAAAGATGAGATCACACACTATGGACAGTGATACAGAACAGCAGATCCAGCAGCTCCTTAGATGATTGTCTCCAGTGCTTAGGGCTAATGTGACTGCTGATtgcaagaaaaaagaagaaaacattgtGGGAAAATGATTATTCATTTGTGGAAACATCTCACCTCTGTGGGAGTCTGTGCtgctttcctgtctgtcttctggATGTCCttacttcctcttctcttttgaGACTGAAGGAGGACAGTGAATGAGTATGTAAACATTCATCACGTGTGCATTCATCGCACTCTAATTTGCGATGCTTTACAGCTTTTTTTGGGCTAAGTAGGGGAACTGTACCCCAACAGAAAGATCCAAGGCTATAAGATCGtcaaattgaattattttgtgtgGATTAATGGGCTTTGTTACCTCTTTGGTTTTGTCTAGTTCGTTCTGCAAGGCTTGTTTGGTCACCTCCACCTCTATGAGTTTCTGCCTCAGTttttcattctcctcctctgtctttgtgcgcttctcctccaccttctccagCTCATggtgcagcctcacagacacATCCTTCGCCACCTGCAGCAGTTATGGTGCAATTTCATTAAAGCATTGTTTAGCTCATGTGTAGATATAATTTTAGGACATTTTCTCTCAGTGGTAGTTTACACATTTCTGCACTTTTTAATAAAGTCCTACAATGGCATTATCATtatgcattaaaacaaaaaaaagtaaaatgcagAGGAATCAAAGCTACAACGAATGCAATGTATTCACCTGTGGCTGTCACCACATTGAAAGCCTGCATACGCATTcgtgcaaacacacatcctTGGGACACAAAGAACCCAAATCTCTGGAAAACTGCACCCAGACAGAGCACCCTCCCCTTCGCTCTGTACCTTCAGGTCCTGCTCCAGACTCCTGAGCAGCTCCTCATCGATCTCTCCCGTCTGGGCGTAGcgcatcctcttcctctccgccTTCCTCAGACGATACTGCAGGATTCTGCAGTTCTTATTGGCTCTCTCGAGCTCACGCCTCATCTCCTGCAGCTGACAAGTGTCCTCTTCGTAGAATGTGTCTCGCATCTCGTCCATCTCTGTCCTCATCTCCTCAATTTCACACTGGTGGGTGCACAGTAACGAGTATGTGTCACAGTCATGAGATGGTTAAGATTAAGTCGTGGCTAATCTCTGCTGTTTATGATTTTAGAATCTGACTTTTGACTCCACAAATGGAGTGATGGATGCTTTGGACTCAGACTAGtgtctgatttaaaaaacaaaaaaacagttagCTGTTTTATCTTTAGCACTGTCTCTTCTATGCTGTAGATATTCCTGCAACTGCCAACGTGGCACATATAAACATGCAAATCCAAGCTGCTGACTCCCTTGTTCGTCCCTCATTTTGACACAAGACATCATTGATCCTAGCAGATCAATAACAATGTGATCAATAACCAATTAGTCATCTGTAGCCAGTGTATTTTCAGTTTAGGTCTTAGCTTTATATTCTGTGAAGACATGACGGATGTTCAACAGACAGattgctgtttatttatctgCTCAATCAGTGATGACACAGGGTTTTATGGACCCACAGACttcaaatataaacattttctGCCATCCTTATATGACTAATCAAATGTAGACTCCTTTACAATTCTGGTGAGGTggcaaattatgtttttatccACCAAATTGTATATGAACTCTTTGCTGATGACAGCAACAGCCCACATAGAAAAAATAGTATGCATTAAACCTTAAGATCTTCATTTTCCTCTAGCAGCCTCTCCATCTCGTCTTCATAGGCCTGGTCCTGCTGTGTCACGGACCCCGCCTCTGTCGCCTCTGCAGCCGGCTCCAGCTCCGCCACTGCGGCCTCCTCTGCGCCCACCATGTCCGTCTTGGTTTGCATCTTCGCACCGCTTCTTTTCAGTCTCTTCTGTAGATGGAACTGGATGAGTTCAGCCTGTAagcatcctcctctccacaGTCCCAAACCGAGGCCCGCGCCGCAGCCCACAGACGCGCCGCAGCCCACAGACGCGCCGCTCCTCTCCCTCCGGCCGCCTTCCTCTCCGGGTTTCTTCCCTTTCTCCTCCACggaagaggaagacgaggcTCTGCCGGGCAACAAACGCCGGGAGGGGTCACCTTTAAGGCAGGAGAGGCGCAGAGTGTGGCGACGGGCCGATGCCGATGAATCTACCGGATCTTCCCCGACAGCATCCGCCCTGTTTGGTGTAACCACATCAGCCTCAGCACCATCAGGATGAACAGATGCCCCGCCGCGGCTCTCGGGCTCCCTCTCCCTTCCGTCAGCGGACCTCAAGCCCTCCCCCACCCCGATGTTCCTGCTCCTCCCTGCGGATAGAGGAGACCTGGACCTGCCTGCGCGCCTCTGAGCTCGCTTGGTCGGCCTTTCCTGGGCTGTCGCCGGTGAGGGAGCCCGGTGctgcctcctccttcctccGCTATTGtctgctgatgatgctgatgatgatgatgatgacggagGATCTGCAGCGCCGCTGCCGGCAGGCTTCATTTTCTGCTCCACTGTAAATAAACTCCAAACAAAACCTATAATTCCTTGTTATTTATCATTCGTGGGACTGAAAATAGTTACATAGAAGAGCCAAACTTATTTAAACACTAAGCAAAGCTCGGATTAACTAAACTATAACAACTAAAAAGTTTAAACTCAGTGGATGAGTGAGTGAGCCACTAGATGCCGCCTTTCTCATCTCATCAAGAGCCACAGCCTGACTTTAGTTTACTTGTTTTGACCAGGACCTGAAAAGATGGGCTGCAGCCTCCTGGACCGACATCCACTGACCGACGTGtttataaaaactaaaatgaatcaAAGTCCAAACTAATGCATTTTCACGCAGAGCTCCTCCACATAATGGGTGAGTTCTTACCGCAGAGGCCTGTGCTGAGTCGCTGACACGGGGCACCACCAGGCACTGCAGGGGCACACTGACCAAATGACGTATGGATGTACGTCAAACcaggaagcaaacacacaacacccCCAACACCACCTCCTCCTTTATTTCCTtggatttttgttgttgttgtttttttacttatCTGGGTCACCACTAAAGAAGCAGCGTCTCTTCCTGGGGTCCTTCCCTCAAAGTAGAATTAGTCTTATTGGCTACAATGAAGCAGGCTGCTGTGTTGCAGGTCGCACAAGGTTTAAAAAGAGACACTGTAGTGTCCAGCGTATTTACAGTTTGACCCATAGCAGGGACTAAAAATACGGTCATCTCAGCCTCTGATGCTTTAATTTCGACCGTCCTCTTGTGATTAATAAACTGCAATAATATCACACTTAATTCAGTGCCCCTCTGCAGGACTGAACCTCAATATGAAGTACTTTAATAACACTTTGAAGCCCTTATCGTTTGAATTTAGAATGTTCAATTTACATAGCAGTAGATACAGTATCGCCAAGCATGTTTATAAGTTCCATATTTCCACTTAATCACATTATGTGCCATCACGCCTCATCTGCTTCTGATCCACAGATGCAATGTGCCTAAATTCAGGCCCAGCAGAGGGTGCTCTGCACATACAAAACGGAGTTAGCACAAGCTCTGAAGGCAATCTGTCCCACGCAGACGGAGAGGCAGTAAAACGCTGACTGTTTCCACTCTGTAAGGCTAGAATGAGCTCCTTAGTCATATAATTGCTAATGAGATGAGTGAGTGACAGGTCAGGTTTGCAGAGATTTACCCTCTGCAAACTGACCCTTCACCGTCCAACAGACTCTGAGAAGCCTGAGTGTGTCAGTCGATGAAATGATGAAGGCCTATATGCAGATGGGTgtcaaattaaaggaaaaacctgaATACATGAGCGGAGAAGCATAACAAATGCAGTTGCTTCCACACAGGAGCACTGCATGGTATGATTAAGCGTATATCATGTTCTGTGTCATGtgtaaaaatgctaaacacGCCCAGTTGACTGATTTTGCATTTAGATGCAAGAGGAAAAGATTTAAGAGACCTTAAAAGAAGGTTTAACGTTGCGGTATGAATGAAACTGATTGACGGCACACATGCTTGTGCATTAGTGTGACACGTAGGGATAAAGAGTGGTGCAGTGCATAAACCCCTCATTACAAAGATGGATGTGCATATGAGAGTTAAGTGGTGCAGTGGAGTCATCCCTCATCGTATTCTCGACAAGTGGGCAAGTTAATTTTTGTCATACGCTGAGAGAAGAATGCAGGCCTGAATACTCGACCCTGACAGTGAGGGGATCCAGTGGCTCTTCTATTCTGT
Above is a genomic segment from Pempheris klunzingeri isolate RE-2024b chromosome 18, fPemKlu1.hap1, whole genome shotgun sequence containing:
- the LOC139218169 gene encoding microtubule cross-linking factor 3-like; the protein is MKPAGSGAADPPSSSSSSASSADNSGGRRRQHRAPSPATAQERPTKRAQRRAGRSRSPLSAGRSRNIGVGEGLRSADGREREPESRGGASVHPDGAEADVVTPNRADAVGEDPVDSSASARRHTLRLSCLKGDPSRRLLPGRASSSSSVEEKGKKPGEEGGRRERSGASVGCGASVGCGAGLGLGLWRGGCLQAELIQFHLQKRLKRSGAKMQTKTDMVGAEEAAVAELEPAAEATEAGSVTQQDQAYEDEMERLLEENEDLKCEIEEMRTEMDEMRDTFYEEDTCQLQEMRRELERANKNCRILQYRLRKAERKRMRYAQTGEIDEELLRSLEQDLKVAKDVSVRLHHELEKVEEKRTKTEEENEKLRQKLIEVEVTKQALQNELDKTKESQKRRGSKDIQKTDRKAAQTPTEEDNEDLKCQLAFIKEEAVLMRKKTAKIDKEKDRLEQELQKYRSFYGELDSTHPKGEAGGPPTTRESELKLRLRLVEEEANILGRKIVELEVENRGLRAELDDLRGEGEGAGSSGGGAMGGSGTGRALGDDLTELRQQLQLVEDEAELLRRNLADAEEQNTRVTAELNKLRFKAGTHEGSGRHGGGTGGGAGSDGAKAEALQEELKAARLQINDLSGKVMQLQYENRVLLSNMQRYDLASHLSLRPSPRDSDAESDAGGATSGRRESDEDSTSSRLLPPHRKREGPVGGESDSDEVRNNNGSSRCLTPTRGLYTPTGPEGAASSALARFLPGGRCSLRDRQQMIDIRVEAERLVRTIDRLIADTSTVISEARVYVSNGDLMYGRGAEEGGEEDGSRIREHELLYRINAQMKAFRKELQAFIDRLEVPRLEDREAEEPLSMFQPIILLILILVLFSSLSYATIFKLVFLFTLFFVL